The following nucleotide sequence is from Megalops cyprinoides isolate fMegCyp1 chromosome 19, fMegCyp1.pri, whole genome shotgun sequence.
tgtgtgtatggctgtaTGTCCATCACTCTGTCACGACGGTGccttttgtctctgtctgtacatctgtctgtgtctgtgtgtcctgccCTGCGCTCTCACTCTCCGCCTGGTCAATGACCTCCTGACTCATGATCAGCGGCTTCCACGACTCCTCGTGTAGCCTCTCgttcttctctgtctcctggGCGGAGGGGGGCGCCGTGGCGGCCAGCGCGGGGGGCAGGCGCTGGAACTCCTCCTCGTTCACGTCGTAGTCCTTCATCTTGGCGTCCAGGACCCACCAGCGCCCGGCGAAGCCCACGTCCAGCACGCGGTCGGGCAGCTCCCTCCAGGGCACGGACAGGAAGGAGCAGCGGGCCTCGTACAGGGTGACCGCGGGGTCGTAGTCCGCGCGGTACGCCAGCGACGCCACGCCCAGGCTGGCGTACCGCAGCCTCCCCTCATTCCTGAGCCGCACCAGGCTCTGGACGTGGCCGTCCGACGTCCCGTTGCGTATCCACGGAGACAGCAGCCCCA
It contains:
- the timm29 gene encoding mitochondrial import inner membrane translocase subunit Tim29; protein product: MAARCVLRRWCSTAAQSKGTRWERLQNKRIVVWCRSLLGDYKEACREVVVGSWERPFKASAYIGLLGGLWACYYTNPDDTSFETSLLEAANQLGLLSPWIRNGTSDGHVQSLVRLRNEGRLRYASLGVASLAYRADYDPAVTLYEARCSFLSVPWRELPDRVLDVGFAGRWWVLDAKMKDYDVNEEEFQRLPPALAATAPPSAQETEKNERLHEESWKPLIMSQEVIDQAESESAGQDTQTQTDVQTETKGTVVTE